ACCACTATATAGTCTGCCTCCAGGGTAGGCTCTTCCATCCGCAAATTTACTTCCTCAGATGCCACCTCTGTTAAACTCTCAGACTCCAACTCCATTAAAGACTCCTCCTCAAGACTGTTTTGCTTAGTTAGAATGACTTCAGACATTTCTGACTCAGGCTCTAGTCCTGTCTCTGGGCTCTTCTCCATCAGATAATCTGCCTCCAGCACAGGTTCCTCCAACATCTCAGATTCCTTTTGTGGTTCTGTCCATTCTTCTGTTGCCTCTAGTTCCAGGACCACAGAATCAGGTTCCATCACACCCGAATCTGCAACAGGTTCATCCTGCATCAAAGGGCCTTGTTCTGCCTTTGCCTGCTGTTCTATTGGTTCTTCTTGAACCACTGAAACAACATCCTCCTTCACAAGTGGTGAGTTTCCATCTTGAACTGCTGGTTTGGCAGAAGCTGCAGAGAATGTTTGTGATCAGAAAGTAATAACAGCAATTAGACTATCTATTAcattgatagttcacccaaaataaaaatgttgtcatagtTTACTCcgcctcatgccattccaaacttgtAGGacattcttttttccatggaacacaaaacgagcTGTTAGGCAGGGTGaaagcctctgtcaccattctctttcattggaTCTTTTTCAAACCATTCTGCCAAACGTCTCCTTTTAAGattccatggaataaagaaagtcatacctgcatggaacaacataagggagagtaaataatgacaacatttgtagtgaactatccctttaaggacaggGCATTGGAGAGGAAAGTGAGAAGTTTAAGCTTTCACCAATCAACCAAACAATGTTGTTGAAATTGTAAAGTTATttgcaaaaagttattttgctcaAAATACAAGGATAAAAAGTGTGTTGAGTTTAAGGATTAAGTACACCCTCAGATTTTCAAGAATACACATtgtaaacaaacatgttttaTGATGACACACTTAGAATATACCTGTTAAAATGAGAACCAGCACAAGTAATATTCTCATTTTGCCAAAGATGTCCAAAGTATAGCTTTCTGAAACAGAGTGTAAgacattaaataaacatgaatcatggaaacaaatcaattaatttctttattgtcattgtacaatAAAAACTGAATTGTTGTTATCTTCCTCAAGTTTTTGCATCAAATTGAATAGAAAATATGTGATTATCTTAATAGCCTACTAGGTAAAAATCATTTTGCCAAGTCATTTCAAGTCTTTGGTATCAGTGAAGTGATTAGCGCAGTGTTCCCCAaccactagtgtgccgtgaaagattataaaattccacaaaataaataaatgcatgaaatgtgtgtgtgtatgtatatatatatatatatatatatatatatatatatatatatatatatatatatatatatatatatatatcattaatttCAGGGATCAAAACTCCTCACCAGCGTCagctctgcagaacacattgaaatctatgaagtgagtgacGTCATTTTATACTAAAgtatttttcacacacacgtttttgcttcaccgataatgtctttgagagtactaagcaacacgacatttttaaaaactgtccaaatttgtgaagaggcaTTGAATGCCTCATAATCTCTACGAATATCAAAGACCCCAGTTACTGAACTAAATTCAcaaagaaaacgcttagacctaaacataaactagtccttttattactttctgctatcaaagcaacttttatatgtttattgtgcacacctcccgctttttttacgtggcaaactcgttAAATAGCCCCTCTGTGAGGCTTTCTGCAAATTTTGTCACGTCGAGGGCAAtgcttgacgctgggttcagcctccagaaccaaattaaaactgccacgagagtTTTAAAGCAAAgacgcaaaatctaatgacaattgcctcagcatcattCTTGATGCCTTTACTCACAGGCGAGCACCCAatttaagtcgatgcggaccaggacTAAGAtatgagttgtcgattgagttctgttcagttcatttttacgtgttttgttcatattttaatcgtacttgttttttgtaatattgcgttgttcataggcctatgtcgtgttttagtggcctctgcTGTCACTGCGGGGGAAAAACATGCATCTGCTTCGTGTggtgttgttcatctgttctcttcataaataaataaaagcataatctgctatatatatgctcgtcctgtaaattcGTGATTGAAAATGTGAACTAAaattaaaagctattaaatgtcatattatcattaaaatatgaaaattaaaatgacgggtatTACTAGAATATGACGGAATTTTTGCGACCCTGTCCCGTCAAAATGACGCAAGCgctgtgtgatttttttaaaaatattacatttttttgcatagacgaatttcaaacattaaaagtaaaCACGCTAGTAAGACAGAcataaaacatggacaagttcttgaaaaggaataACATTGACGATGGATAGCCTATGTGGGTGTAAAATAATAAAGGCCTCTCAAAAACATCTCTTGTTGGTATAGTGTACTTTGCTGTTACAAGACACAAGATGTGTTGCAAGTTGTTTCCTGTTCTGCAAAAGGGTGTGTTAGGAGAGACTGAGGCTAGTTACACTTCAATGAATATTTCTCTTggtagatttatttttaaaataatgttctttattgttttatgtttattgtgtTCCATTTTTAAGACAACAGCTATTGCAAAAATATTATAGTATTGGAGTTTAAGTTTGGAAACTGAATTTTCCCAATGAACTaagtttgaaaccaacatacataATCACTGAGATTACGCAAAAACCTGactatttagaaatgttttaaatgttattctCACCAGTGTTGCTCAATTTGCTGTCTCTTCCCCTCTGTTTCTGGCAATGATGTGAGATCAGTTCCAGTGCTCCTTATAAACCCCATTTATGGCTTTTGTCTAGTCACCAGTGCgtcaacatttattgtttttatctaAATAACACCTTCTTATATTTCCTTATtgtctcttaaaggaatattcctggttcaatataagttaagctcaatcaacagcatttgtggtttaatattgaataggtgacagtgaggcacttaaaatggattTGGATGCGGGtcaatttttttactttaaaatgcttaatgtttcaaaagtataaccacaagatagATATGAACAATtagcgtgttaacatgattttagtgtgataaaatcaattaataatcttttctgtgaaaagttatagccaatgttgcaactttgttgacatgattccctgtcaacaaaccctaaaatgactataaaaatgacaatttaaacaatttctatttctgctttaaaccctccaaaaattggtcccattcacttccattgtatttgcctcactgtaacctcgatttaagctttttttttttctttttttaaagaaaagtatagatgagtcaaaattatttttgttgtaatcaatattatgtaacaaatgctgtctattgaccttaacttgtattgaatccggaatattcctttaaggttcagAGTACCAAATTACTTAAACTATACACTATTTATCTCGTACATACAGAGAATGGAAGAAACATCTtttaatttttgttgtttttactttATGTCAGTCCTAGTTTGAGAAACAATCTTTGATTATTTTTTGCAATATTGAATAAAATTTCATATCTATTAAATTATTCTGGATGACTATTCAGTTATCTTTATGCTGAAATATTTCTTACATGCCTTTATCCTATATTTTTTGACTACCAAATACTATACTTTGTGTCCATctcaattataaaattatatatatatatatatatatatatatatatatatatatatatatatatatatatatatatatatatatatatatatatatatattgttattgacCAGGAGACATCAGTTAACTTGTAGAGTAAACAATCATTTATGCAATttaacttttgactcaaaacattACAGTTACTTAGATATTGCCCTTGTTACAACTTCCCAAGTGCCCTTTGATTTACAGctctatataaataattttatatattgaaTTCAGACACCACGGCAGCTGTCAACATTTCATCTATCTACAAGGCTCACAGGTAATATGAGGTCTTACTAGCATCTTCATGTGTGAACAGGGCCTCCTGTTGAATCATAAACCGTGTGAAGAAATGCAGTGCAAAGCAGCTATATTTGAGCTCCTTCATGTTATCTTAATTGCAACTAAGAATTACAACAGTGTGTTATTTGTTATggacatacctgtcaacactcccatttTTCCCAGGAGTCTCCAGTATTTCACACCGATctcaaacaaagtgtatgtaaacttctgacccaatgtgatgaaagaaataaaagctgaaataactaATACTCTcaaatattattctgacatttcacattcttaaaataaagtagtgatcctaactgacctaagacagggaatactgagtttaaatgtgtgtgtgtgtgtgtgtgtgtgtgtgtgtgtgtgtgtatctgtacagggttggggagtaatggaatacatgtaaagggattatgtatttaaaatataagtaactatattccactgcagttataatttaaataattgataattagaatacagttacattcaaaaagtattttgagtactgaaaagattactttactttttattgtaatttttttcatttaatatttagtccattcagatggaaaatatttatacatataaatgatgcgatccaaagtgtatttgatcagcggtgaaacactttcttttgaactgttacattcatacaaacagacagagaagtacgtttggagcagaagtaaCAGCAATaaactgtcagctttacgcttagttaaaatgctatttctagccattttacatgcacgttaccaggcacgatcatatttattttcaagaaaattaaagttagatcataattttttttcttctagtaagacctttgatattagggcaaaaatcatattcttgataataattagggcaagcactgaaagtgcgaagaccctattgttcttattaggattattattattatatttattattcttattttcaagGTTTTCGGTATCTTTGGGGGTAAATAACATTCTCTTCAA
The Xyrauchen texanus isolate HMW12.3.18 chromosome 14, RBS_HiC_50CHRs, whole genome shotgun sequence genome window above contains:
- the si:ch211-160b11.4 gene encoding proteoglycan 3, producing the protein MIQQEALFTHEDAKSYTLDIFGKMRILLVLVLILTASAKPAVQDGNSPLVKEDVVSVVQEEPIEQQAKAEQGPLMQDEPVADSGVMEPDSVVLELEATEEWTEPQKESEMLEEPVLEADYLMEKSPETGLEPESEMSEVILTKQNSLEEESLMELESESLTEVASEEVNLRMEEPTLEADYIVVDEPVVELEPGRVRRTIVQKGKRQCRGVVLQGKCYEFLREPKNANSAEVYCKTIYRNGQLASVTSSFIHQQMMRLMDQNGGRTRTWIGGRRYLNTRRFQWLDGAPWRYVDWLPGEPNNSAGIENCVELLSNGQFNDMPCHDLRAYICSYPVY